Within the Candidatus Atribacteria bacterium ADurb.Bin276 genome, the region CCGCTCTTAAGCGTTCATTGGCTCGGCTACGGGCAGCAGAATTAGCAGGAAAAACTGGTCGATATTCATAATTAATAATCAAATTCATCCGGTCTTTTTGGTATCTTTCCAAGGGAAAAAAGGATGGATTGAACAATTCTTTGCGAGGCAAATCCGTCTCCAAAAATATTTTGAGCTTTTCTTGCTTGTTTTTTTGTCAATAGCTCAGTAGCAAGGTTAATGATGGTAGTCTGGTCGGTTCCAGCTAAATACCCCATACCTGTTCCGAGGATTTCAGGTCTTTCGGTCGTACTCCTGGTGATTATAACCGGAACTCCCAAAGACGGAGCTTCTTCTTGTACACCACCTGAATCGCTAATCGCCAGCAGACTTTGGTTTAATACTTTTATAAAATCAAAATAATCCAGTGGGTCATGAAGAAAAACGTTAGCCTGGTTAGAAAGAATTGCATATACTTGATCCTTTACCACCGGGTTAGGATGAACTGAAAAAATAAAAACAATATCAGGAAAACGCTTGGCTAAACGAACTACCGCTTCTGCTACGTTCGCAATGCCACCCTCCCAATTTTCTCTCCGATGAGCAGTTACCAGAACCAATCTTTGATTGGGATTGGATGATAATAATCGACTTATATCTGAAGAACTAATCTGCTTATTTTGAGATTGAATCCAATAAAGGGCATCTACAACAGTATTCCCTGTTATCATTATCTTGTTCGGTGAAATTCCTTCATTTAAAAGGTTATCTTTTGCTTTCTGGGTAGGAGCATAATGGTAGGTGCTCAAACGTCCAACTAAAATACGATTCATTTCTTCAGGAAAGGGACTGTAGATATCACCAGTACGGAGTCCAGCTTCAATATGACCAATAGCGATCTTTTGATAAAAGGCTGATAAGGCACCACAAAAAGCTGAAGTCGTATCACCTTGAACCAGAACCCAATCGGGATTTTCTCTCTGAAGAATCCTTTCTAATTCCTGAAGAATAGATGCAGATAACGAGCTAAGGGATTGTTCCGGTTTCATAATATTGAGGTCGTAATCAGAAACTATATTGAACAAATTTAAAAACATGTGAGACATTTCCCGGTGTTGTCCGGTATTAATAAAAACCGGCTGTAAATCTGGTTGGCGGGCAACGGCAAGATAAACTGGTGCTGTTTTGATTATTTCCGGTCGAGTTCCGGCAACAAAGGCTATTTTATACCTTTTTGGTGCTTTGAGTCCCACAAGAAAGCTCCGTCACACCTAAATGTTTTCCCCATTTCCAAGAGACATAGAAGAGCACTAAGGTAAGTAGGAGAGAATAGGTGCTATTCACCAAAAAGCGGTCAATTAAAATGGCAAGGATACTGAGGCTAGCACTAATCAAGTATACAACTAAAATAACTTCTCTTTGAGTTAAGCCTTTTTCTAATAATCGATGATGAAGATGGCCACGATCCGGCTTGGTTATAGGCAGTTTATTCTTTTTGCGGCGAACGATGGCAAAAAAGGTATCGAGTATTGGAATTCCCAGAATAAGAATGGGAACGGCCAAGGTAAAAGTGGTGGCACTTTTAAGGGCTCCTTCTACCGATACGGTTGCTAAAACTCCCCCAAAAAAGAGTGCTCCTCCATCACCAATAAATATTTTAGCTGGTGGGAAGTTATACGGAAGAAATCCCATTGAAGAACCCATTAACAAAAAAGAGATTAAAGCTGATTCCCACCTCCCATGTTGAAGAGCAATAATCCCTAAAGTACAGGCTGCAATGGCAGCAATTCCACTGGATAAACCATCCATTCCATCGATAAGATTTAAGGAATTGGTAATGCCTAATATCCAGAAGAAAGTAAAGGGAATTCCCCAAATCCCAATGTACCAGAGAACATTCCACGGTAAAGTGATAAACTCAATAACCACTCCATCAAAAATAAGAATGAGAGTACCAATACCAAGACCCAATACTTTGCTCCAAGGTGGTAAATTGAAAATATCATCAAAAAATCCGGTTAGAAAAATTGCTGCTAAACCTAAAATATACCAAAATGACACTGGATAGGACAGAAAAAAGCGGAAAACAAGAAGCCCCCTAAACGGGATTTTGGTGTGCTATGGATTTTCCGGTTTCCATCGGGTTGATCAAGAAGGTTCTTTTTTTGACAAAACTTCATTATCAATGGAGTAAATAAAAGGGATAGGAAAAAAGCCCCTAAGCTTGCCACGATTAAATGAAGGAATGTCACGATTCACACCCACCTTTAAATATGCATACTTCTAAGCCTGCTTCGCTCACCAACTCATCTCCCAAGGGATCAGGATAGGGATTTTGATAGACTATTCTCGAAATCCCAGCATTAATAATCATTTTAGCACAAAGCGAACAGGGTTTGTGCGTACAATATAAAATCGATTCCTTGGTACTCACTCCATGAAGAGCTGCTTGTATTATAACATTTTGTTCAGCATGTAACCCTCGACAGAGTTCCTGTTGACTTCCGGAAGGAATTTGCCGCTTCCCTCGCAAACAGGTTTCCAAAGTGCAATGAACTAATCCACTGGGAGCACCGTTATAACCAGTGGCCAGAATCCTCCGATCAAGAACCAGCACCGCTCCAACTTTTCTTCTTAAACAGGTCGACCGAGTGCTGACCAACTCGGCAATTGACATAAAATATTCATCCCAATCCGGTCGTGTGTTCATTACTTTTCATAATCCGAGATTTTATTGATACGTCTCAGGTGTCGACCCTCGATAAATTCTGATTTTAACCAAACTTGAACAATTTCCTGGGCTAGACCCTTTCCAATCACTCGTCCTCCGAGAGTGAGAATATTTGCATTATTATGTTCTCTTGACGCTCTTGCTGAAAAAGTATCATGACAGTTGGCTGCTCGAATTCCATGAACTTTATTGGCAGCTATTGAGACACCAACACCGGTTCCGCAACAGATAATTCCTCTTTCGCACTTTCCCTTGGCTACATCTTTAGCTAAGGGAAATGCGATATCAGGATAATCAATCATTTCAGGGCTATTAGTCCCATAATCAATCACTTCATATCCTTGTTCTATTAAAAAATTTTTCAAATCTTCCTTGAGTTCAAAGCCTCCATGATCGCAACCCAAAGCTATTTTCATCGTCTATTAGAACCTCCTTTTAAAAGGATACTCTTAAAACCCTTGTTTTGTCTACCCCAACAGTGTTTATAAGTTTAAAAATATCATGAAATCTCTTTTTTTCAAACTCATCTCCACCTTCTCCCATTAAGTGAGAAGGAAGTATTAATTCTTTTTTTCTTTTTTCATCTCTCTTCTAGTAGAAAAAGATTAAGGTGTGGAAGTATTTTTTTAATAATTTCTCTTTCTTGGAGGAATGTGGTGGGAAAAGTGTCTTTCTTTTTTTCCCCTACTCAATTTCGTCTAAAAACTGTAGCTCGAGGTCTTTTTTGATAATCAAAAATGACATGATCTTTTTTAAAATGGGTTTTTAAAGAAAGATCTGCAATGGCTTCAACTTGAGAAGGATCATGTTCGATATAAAGGTAACCCTGGCTTTTCAAGTAAGGGGATGATTCATTCAAGATTCGATAGATGAGGTCCAAGCCTTCTGAACCCGAAACCAACGCATCTTTTGGTTCATGAAGTCGTATCTCAGGAGACAGGGTATTCCATTCTTCTTCTTTAACATAAGGTGGATTTGACAAAATGAAATCAAATTGTAGTTCATCAGTAGTTTGGATTTCATTAAACAAATCTGATTGCCATACTGATATTCTTTCTTCTAAGCCCAATTTTTGGGCATTATGTTGAGTCAAATCACAGGCTAATTTTGATCGATCAATGGCAACTACCTGTACTTTGGTCAGCCAATATGCAACGGTTAAACCAATTACGCCTGAACCACAACAAAGATCACACAACTTGACTGGTTGGTTTTCATAGCGAGATCTGATGGTAATAATTGCTTCCTCCAACCAAGATTCAGTATCCAACCTTGGTATAAAAACTCCTTTCTCTAAATAAAATTGGAGAGAAAAAAACTCCCATTCTTTGAGTATGTATTGAAGAGGAACTCCGTCAAGTCGTTCTTTTATCATGATATTGAGCTTTTCAATCTTTTCAACTGACAAATCTTGATCCCAATAAAGATAAATATGTGAAGGTGAAGCAGAAAGAACTCCAGACAACAAAAAACGAGCTTCTCGGGAGGCTCCGGGTAAGTTATGTTTACGTAAAGTGAGAACCAGATTACTCCAAACATCTCTCACTTTTGACATGAGTTATCCCACTTTCTCCAACATTCTCATTCTTTCCTCAGCTGCCAGGGATTCGATGACTTCATTGAGATCGCCTTCTAAAATCAAATCCAGCTTATAAAGAGTTAAATTAATCCGATGATCGGTTACTCTATTTTGAGGATAATTATAAGTCCGAATTCTCTCGCTTCTTTCTCCACTACCAATTTGGGATTTTCGATCACGATCGATTTCAGCTTTTTGTTTTTGCTGTTCAATCTCTAAAAGCCTTGAACGGAGAATTCGCAGAGCTTTGGCTTTATTTTTATGCTGGGATTTCTCATCTTGGCAGGTAACCATCATGCCGGAAGGAAGGTGGGTAATCCGCACTGCTGAATCGGTGGTATTAACACTTTGCCCTCCATGGCCGGATGAACGATAAACATCAATGCGTAAATCTTCCGGATTGATATCGATGTCGACATCTTCCGCCTCAGGGAGAACTGCTACAGTTACAGTTGAAGTGTGTATTCTCCCACCAGCTTCGGTTATTGGAACTCTTTGCACTCGATGAACTCCGCTTTCATATTTGAATTTGCTATAGGCACCATCACCCTCTATGGCAAAAATAATTTCCTTGAAACCACCGAGCTCGGTTGGGTTAGTACTCATGACTTCGCACTTCCAACCCTGATTTTCAGCATAACGGGAATACATTCTAAAGAGGTCAGAGACAAAAAGTGCAGCTTCCTCTCCACCGGTTCCCGCTCGTATCTCAACCAGAGTATTTCTTTTATCATTAGGATCGCGGGGAATAAGTAGATATTTAATCTCCTCTTCCAGCTCAATCAGCTTATTTTCTAATGCTTTAATTTCTTCTTCTAAGAGCTCACGTAAATCCGCGTCTTGCTCAGTTTTGAGAAAATTTCTATCTTCTTCTAAATTTTTTTGAGCTGCTTGATATTCTTGGTATTTCTTAGCAGTTTCTTCAATTTCAGAAATAGCTTTAGTGAGTTGTCGATAACGTTGTAAATCTTGAGTAATTTGGGGATCTGATAATAAATGGGTGAGCTCAAGATATCGGCTATTTAACTCCTCAGCTTTATTTTGCCACATACTAACACTCCTCTTTAAGGCTTCCTTTTAAAGCTGCCACAGCAACTTCTAACTGTGAATCGTCCGGTTCCTGGGTGGTAATTCTTTGAAGGAGCAAACCAGGCAAGGCTAATATATTGGCCAAACCACGATCCTGATATTTTGACAAAAGGCGAATGGCTTCATAAGCCAATCCTGCAACAATTGGAATGAGAGCAATTCGGCTAATGATTCTGGTTATTATCCCGGGACGACCTAAAAAAGAAAAAATAAAAATACTGATAATCATAACGATCATTAACCAATTGGTTCCACAGCGGGGATGATGGGTGGTATATTTTCGAATATTTTCGAGAGTAAGCTCCTGACCATTTTCAAAAGCAAATATAGTTTTATGTTCTGCTCCATGGTACTCGAAAATTCTTTTAATATCTTTCATTCGAGAAATAATATAGAGATACAATAAAAAAATTGTTACTCGAATAAGCCCTTCGATAATATTGTAGAGGATTGTTGAATGAATATAATGATCAATCCGAGAGGTTAAAAAAGTTGGAAGTGCTATAAACAATCCTACAAATAACCCAAAAGCCAACAACATGGCGATGCTAAGGTCAAAAGCCGATAATTTTTCCTCCTCTTCATCCATAGCTAAAGTTGCTGACAGAGACAAAGCTTTCAATCCGATGATGAGTGAATCAACCATATTGACAACACCACGAATAATCGGTAAAGCAAAAAATTTATTGGTTTTTGATAAAATCGGTTTCTCTTTAATATCGGTCATTATTGTACCGTTGGGTTTCCTAACCGCAATTGAAATTTTCCAAGGGCTTCTCATCATCACTCCTTCAATAATTGCTTGCCCTCCTACATTGTGCCTTTCATTCTTTTCGGGTTTTATCTTTTGCTCCACGGATGTCCACATCCTTTATCCCCTTCGGGGCAGATTCCGGTTGCACACGGCGGACCGGCGCTTTCAAAAATAATTGGTGATAATTCCTTTAAAATTTTAAATATTGCGGTGGCAATCATCCTTATTTCCCATTGAGATCGACTACAAAGCCGAAGCTTTAAAATATGGAGATATTCACGGGCATTGGCCGTTAATATAATTTGGCTGGTAATAGCCTGTGGTAATATATAACGAGCGTCTTCTTCTGCTATTCCCATTTTAATCATTTCTTGATATATATCGGAACTTTTCTGTATCTGCTCCCGAAAATGATCAAATAAGGTTTCATCTTCTTTAATTGAAGGCGGAATGACAAATTCTGGATTTTTAAAATGAATATATCGTTGGCTTTGTTGAGAGTAGGAAGCTATGCGATGACGAACCAACTGATGTGAAGCAGCTCGGGAAATTCCCCCAATTAAAAAGGTAAAAGAAGCGTGTTCTAAAACCGATTCATGGCCACGGGCTACGATTTCTCGTATAAGTTTTTGAGCTTTTTCTAATGTTATGTCTTCATCATAACTTCTTCGATAGCAGAGACGTGCAGCTCTTGCAATGGTTAGCTCAGGATTCGGTGTTGAGCTTATAAGCGTTACCTTCATACCCCTACTCCTTTTATAAACAATGATGAGTGATTAGTATCTGGTGATGAGTTTGAATTTCACTCTCATCGTATTTTACTCCACTTGAAGAAGAAGTAATTTACAAAAGGACTCCTCCTTAAGTTGTTCTTTGTTGTTATTCCCTTTTTCCATGATGTAAAGGGATTGGGGTGAGAGAGAAAATTTTTTATTCTCATTCTCATCTTGCGTCACGATGCAGTACAAATAGCAATCTAACGCTTATGGAGGTCATTGTTCAATACCTTTTAGCTCTTCATTGCTTTTTTATTCCAATAAAAAAAGGGAGTATGTAAATTATACACACTACCCTTTTTTATTCATTTCGTAACTAAAGCTAAAAATTGTCGCCGTATTTTGCCCGGAATTTCTCAACTCGACCAGCAGTATCGATTAATTTTTGCTGTCCAGTAAAGAACGGGTGACAGCTGGCACAAATCTCTACTCTTATTTCCGGTGTTTTGGTAGAACGAGTTACAAAGCTATTCCCACAAGCACAAATAACTCGTGTCTCTTTATAATTGGGATGAATATCTTTTTTCATTGTTATCACCTCACCCAATTCCGTTTTAAGTATATAGGTATCAAAAATTGATTTAAAAAAAGGTAATAATTCATTGGTACCTTTTATACATCAGGAATTGAAGAATGAACAAAAATGATTTAAAAACGCTGGGTATTATATCACATACTGATTTTGAGTGTCAAAATTAACGGGAGTTTTTCAACACATGATCAATCATTTTCAAAAATTCTCGATTTGATTTAGTATTTTTCATACGGTCGATAACCATTTGAGCTCCTTCTTGTTGGTCAACATTGGCTAAAAGCTTTCTCAACATCCAAATTCTTTCTAAATCATTTTGTTTAATCAGCAGCTCTTCTTTTCGTGTCCCTGATCGATGGATATCAATGGCTGGAAATATTCTACTTTCCGATAAAGCCCGGCTAAGATGAAGCTCCATGTTTCCGGTTCCCTTAAATTCTTCGTAAATGACTTCATCCATACGGGATCCGGTTTCAACCAGTGCGGTTGCTAAAATGGTCAGACTCCCACCTTCTTCGATATTCCGAGCAGCTCCAAAAAATCTTTTTGGCCAATGGAGAGCTGAAGAATCAATTCCACCTGAAAGGGTTTTTCCAGTATTGGGAACGACCAAATTATTGGTTCGTGCCAACCGGGTTATACTGTCAAGCAAAATGACAACATCCTTCCCCTCTTCTACCAATCGTTTTGCCCTTTCCAAAGTAAGTTCTGCAACACGAATATGATTTTCCGGTTTTTGGTCAAAAGTTGAGGCAATAACATAACCCTTCACCGAGCGTTCCATTTGGGTAACTTCTTCAGGACGTTCGTCGATCAATAAAACAATCAGAACAACGTTGGGGTAGTTGGTAGTAATCCCATTGGCTATTTTTTCCAACAATACGGTTTTTCCAGCTTTTGGTGGTGCTACAATAAGACCTCGCTGCCCTACACCAATAGGAGAAAAAAGATCGATGATTCTTGTAGAAATTTCATTGGGTGTAGTTTCTAATACAAACTGGAGATTGGGAAAAATTGGGGTTAAATTTTCAAAAAGGGGTCTTTTTTTGGCTTGCTCTGGATCTTCATCGTTAATAGCTTCAATTCGAAGCAGGGCATAATATCTTTCCCCTTCTTTTGGTGGTCTTACCTGTCCGGCAACTTTATCACCACTACTTAAAGCAAAACGTTTGATTTGTGATGGTGAAACGTAAACATCGTTTTCGCTGACAGTAAAATCATCTGAAGTTCGGAGAAAACCATATCCTTCGATAGTGATTTCTAAAATACCTTCGCTGAAAATATAACCTTTCGATTCAGTCGCCTTTTTTAATATTTCAAATATCAGTTCGCTTTTTCTCTTTCGACTATAGCCAACTATACCCATTTTTTGGGCAATATCTCCCAGTTCGTTATTGGATTTGATTTTTAGTTCTCCTAAGGAAAACTGCAATTCCGCTCTGGTTTTTTCTTTTTCAGGTTCTTTTTCTAACTCTTTTTCCTCTAATTCTAAATCAACTTGATTGCTGTCTGTACTCAATGCAATTGTACCTCCTCGTTTTTCTCAAAGACATCTTTGGATTAGAAATAATGCTTGGCGTATCGATGTGTAAATCCAAGAAGCAGTAATTTCAAATAGCTGGTAAGAATATTTTAATAAAATATTTGGCTTAAACCTCTATTTTTTAAGAAATTTCCTTGCTATATCCACGTGTTCGGGTAAATCGATATCAAACTTGATTTCTGGATAAGGAGTAATGATAGCTAAACCTTTCATTTCTAAAATCTTTTCCACTCGATCTTCAATATCTTTGACTGATAGTTTTTTAAAAATATATTTAAAAATAATATTCAAACCTAATATTCTGGCAATCATAAAAGGACTTTTGCGGTTTCTGATGACCTGAGAAATAAATTCTCTCTTTTTTTGAACCAGAGTGGGATCGATAAGTAACATATTACCACCGCCAAAAGAACCTTCAACCAATTTAGCAAAAGTTCTTTTTGATTGGCCAAACTTTTTTTGATACACTTCCTTCCGAACAATTGGATAATAAAAATCAGCAGGTTGTTTGCTGCATCTGAGAAAGAAATCCTCTATCATCTCACCTTTAATGAGAGGGATATCACTTGAAATTACCAGCACCTTTTTTTCGGGTTTGAGGTAATCAAGACCTTTTAACGTGCTTTCAAAAGGATCATTTCCAGGAGGAACAACTTCTTCAACCGACTTACCTATCCGGGATTTCAGCTCTTTGACGGGTCCAACAACAATGATTCGCTTAATTGAGGAAACCTCTTTGAGGGCTTCTATTACATACTCTATCATAAATTTATTATGAATGACAAGTAGTGATCGGTTATTCACACCAAATTTTTTTAAAAATTCTTGATTACTATCTCCACCTGCTAATATGATGGCATCAGTCATGGTTCTTCCCCTCCCTCTTTGACAATTATTGGATTACTATCAACTTTATAAATCGTTGTCGACCACCGAGAATGAATTCCTTTTTGGTTCAGTCTCTTGACAATATCAACAGCTTTTTCTTGATTTGGTGCAACACCTATGATCGATGAACCGCTTCCGGTCATAAAAACCGAAGAACATCCCATTTGTTCTAAAGTTTTTTTATATTCAGCAAATTCTGGCATGCGTTTATAAACAATTTTTTCAAAGTCATTCCAGATATATTTTTCTATCTGGCTTGGATTAAAGTCAATTAAAAAATTCTTCACCGAAGGCAAATTCTGGCAATTTTGTTGCTCTTGTTCAATATCCCATTCTCGGTATGCCCAACTGGTATCAATACCCACTTTTGGAAAAACCAGAACAATATATTTTTCCGGTGGCTGATGAAGAGGAATAACTTTTTCGCCTTTCCCACTTATTATTGCAAAGGGGTAACCAGTTGTAAAGAAAGGAATATCAGAACCGAGTTTTGCTGATAATTCAATTAGTTTCTCATTTTCGAAAGATAATTGTAGTATTTCATTCATTTTTTTTAATAAGTTTGCTACGTTGCTGCTAGCACCTCCCAAACCACTAGAAGGAGGAATATTCTTAATTATTTTAACACCGAAATACCGCTCTTTAATGTGGGGATTTAATTCACGCAGGAGATGAAATAAACGCCCAAGCAAACTTTTCTTCCCAGTCGGTATTTCATAATTACATTGAATTTCATCACAATTTTGGTTGTTAAAATAAAAATCAATAATATCATAAAAATTGATAAGTTGCATTACCGATAATATATCATGATATCCATCCGTACGTTGTTGACCAATTTTTAAAAACCAATTTATTTTTGCATAAGAACGGAATCGATAAATAGTGTCGTTTTTCATTTGGGGATCTTTCCAGGATTTTTACATTGGAGTTGAGGCCGGAGTACAATATCTCTGAGCTTTGTTGATGAAGTTTTCAATAATCTTCTCAGGAAATGCCTCAATATTAATTTTTTGTAAATCGGTGTATTTTTGAATCGTTTTTTTCATGTTTGTGCTGTTTCCCCGCACAATAATTCTCTTTTTACTTAGCTCCGATGGATTTAACAAATTTGATTTTGCTAAATATTCTTTTACTTCTTGAGCAGTTGCTATTGCTGGATTAATAATTTCAAACGTAGTTTCAGCAATATCTTGAAAAAAAGATGATATTAAAGCAAAATGGGTACAACCCATAATGATGGTATCAAAATTTTCTTGTTGAAAACCAATCAGCTGAGTATGAATCCATTTTCTCCAATCATCGGTTTGATGCAGTCCTTTTTCAACCGCTTCAACAAATTCCGGCCAAGCTTCCTCTTTAACGGTAATGGAAGAATGAATTCTTTGTATATGCTTTTGGAAAGTACTACTTTTTACAGTTGCTGAAGTCGCTAACACAACGACCTTGCCGGTTTTGGTTTTCCTTACAGCTTCTCTGGAAGCAGGATCTATAATACCAATAATGGGAACTTGAAACAAAGCTGACAGTTCCTCCAGGCAGTTTGAGCTGATTGTTCCGCAAGCGGTTATTATAAGCTTTGCTTTTAAATTCTCATTCAAGTAGGAAACCAATGAAGAAACAATATGAATCAGTTCATTTTTAGCCTTTTCTCCATAAGGAAAATGAAGAGGGTCAGCGACGTAAACTATTTCTTCCGATGAAAGCAACTGATCTAAAGCAATGACCATGCTGAGTCCTCCGACACCGGAATCAATCACACCAATAGGATTTGAATTACTACCCAAAAGTCTTCTCTCCAATTCTTTGGTTTTGATGATACTTTTGTGCCGCTTGAACAAAGCCATAAAAAAGAGGGTGAGGTCGATTAGGACGGGATTTAAATTCAGGATGAAATTGGACTCCGACAAACCAGGGATGATTGAAGAGCTCAACCATTTCAACAACTTGAAACTCTGGATTAAACCCTACCATAATCATTCCTGATTTTTCTAATTGGTGTATATATTCAGAGTTTAATTCATAACGATGGCGATGTCGCTCCATAATCTCTTCCTGTTGATATAGTGAGTAGCTTTTTGTATTGGTTTTCAGCTGGCATCGGTAATTTCCCAACCTCATGGTACCACCTAAATCTTTTTTAGTCCGCTGATCGGGTAAAAGATGAATAATCGGAAAAGGTGTTTCGGGATTAAACTCAGTTGAATGAGCACCAACCATTCCAGCAGCATTACGAGCAAATTCGATCACTGCCGTATGCATTCCTAAACAGATTCCAAAAAAGGGAATGCTATTTTCCCTTGCGTACCGTGCAGCAATAATTTTTCCTTCTATTCCTCTTTTTCCAAAACCTCCCGGAATTAATACACCATCGAGCTCTCCAAGGTACTTCTCTACATTCTGTTCTTGAATTTTTTCAGCTTCAATTGGTTTAATGCAAACCTTTACTCCCAAGGCTCCTCCACCATGTTTTAGTGACTCGTTGATACTTAAATAGGCATCCTTCGATTCTATGTACTTCCCGATAATCCCAATATTGATTTTCTGGTTGGGGTTTTTCATTCGAGATATAATTTCTGACCAATCATGGAGATCAACTTCTGCAGCATTTAGTTGAAGCTTATTAATGATGAGATTGCCAACTCCTTTTTCCTCCAAAGTAATCGGGACATCATAAATTGATTCGGCATCAAGAACGGGAATGATGGCTTCCTTTTCAATATCACAAAAAAGTGCAATTTTAGATATAACTTCTCGGGTCATAACATGAGAAGAACGACAAATTATCATGTCGGGTTGGATTCCAATGCTTCGTAATTCTTTAACGCTGTGTTGTGTGGGCTTGGATTTAAGCTCTCCGGCAGCATCGAGAAAGGGAACGAGAGTGACGTGTATATACAAGCAATTGGATTTTCCAATATCATTCTTGATTTGGCGAATAGCTTCCAAAAATGGGAGTGATTCAATATCACCAACTGTACCGCCAATCTCAACAATTGAAACATCAGCTTGACATTCTTCC harbors:
- a CDS encoding hypothetical protein (Transcription termination factor Rho), producing the protein MSTDSNQVDLELEEKELEKEPEKEKTRAELQFSLGELKIKSNNELGDIAQKMGIVGYSRKRKSELIFEILKKATESKGYIFSEGILEITIEGYGFLRTSDDFTVSENDVYVSPSQIKRFALSSGDKVAGQVRPPKEGERYYALLRIEAINDEDPEQAKKRPLFENLTPIFPNLQFVLETTPNEISTRIIDLFSPIGVGQRGLIVAPPKAGKTVLLEKIANGITTNYPNVVLIVLLIDERPEEVTQMERSVKGYVIASTFDQKPENHIRVAELTLERAKRLVEEGKDVVILLDSITRLARTNNLVVPNTGKTLSGGIDSSALHWPKRFFGAARNIEEGGSLTILATALVETGSRMDEVIYEEFKGTGNMELHLSRALSESRIFPAIDIHRSGTRKEELLIKQNDLERIWMLRKLLANVDQQEGAQMVIDRMKNTKSNREFLKMIDHVLKNSR
- a CDS encoding tRNA-specific adenosine deaminase gives rise to the protein MNTRPDWDEYFMSIAELVSTRSTCLRRKVGAVLVLDRRILATGYNGAPSGLVHCTLETCLRGKRQIPSGSQQELCRGLHAEQNVIIQAALHGVSTKESILYCTHKPCSLCAKMIINAGISRIVYQNPYPDPLGDELVSEAGLEVCIFKGGCES
- the mnaA gene encoding UDP-N-acetylglucosamine 2-epimerase; the encoded protein is MGLKAPKRYKIAFVAGTRPEIIKTAPVYLAVARQPDLQPVFINTGQHREMSHMFLNLFNIVSDYDLNIMKPEQSLSSLSASILQELERILQRENPDWVLVQGDTTSAFCGALSAFYQKIAIGHIEAGLRTGDIYSPFPEEMNRILVGRLSTYHYAPTQKAKDNLLNEGISPNKIMITGNTVVDALYWIQSQNKQISSSDISRLLSSNPNQRLVLVTAHRRENWEGGIANVAEAVVRLAKRFPDIVFIFSVHPNPVVKDQVYAILSNQANVFLHDPLDYFDFIKVLNQSLLAISDSGGVQEEAPSLGVPVIITRSTTERPEILGTGMGYLAGTDQTTIINLATELLTKKQARKAQNIFGDGFASQRIVQSILFSLGKIPKRPDEFDY
- the prfA gene encoding Peptide chain release factor 1 — translated: MWQNKAEELNSRYLELTHLLSDPQITQDLQRYRQLTKAISEIEETAKKYQEYQAAQKNLEEDRNFLKTEQDADLRELLEEEIKALENKLIELEEEIKYLLIPRDPNDKRNTLVEIRAGTGGEEAALFVSDLFRMYSRYAENQGWKCEVMSTNPTELGGFKEIIFAIEGDGAYSKFKYESGVHRVQRVPITEAGGRIHTSTVTVAVLPEAEDVDIDINPEDLRIDVYRSSGHGGQSVNTTDSAVRITHLPSGMMVTCQDEKSQHKNKAKALRILRSRLLEIEQQKQKAEIDRDRKSQIGSGERSERIRTYNYPQNRVTDHRINLTLYKLDLILEGDLNEVIESLAAEERMRMLEKVG
- the thyX gene encoding Thymidylate synthase ThyX, which encodes MKVTLISSTPNPELTIARAARLCYRRSYDEDITLEKAQKLIREIVARGHESVLEHASFTFLIGGISRAASHQLVRHRIASYSQQSQRYIHFKNPEFVIPPSIKEDETLFDHFREQIQKSSDIYQEMIKMGIAEEDARYILPQAITSQIILTANAREYLHILKLRLCSRSQWEIRMIATAIFKILKELSPIIFESAGPPCATGICPEGDKGCGHPWSKR
- the prmC gene encoding Release factor glutamine methyltransferase encodes the protein MSKVRDVWSNLVLTLRKHNLPGASREARFLLSGVLSASPSHIYLYWDQDLSVEKIEKLNIMIKERLDGVPLQYILKEWEFFSLQFYLEKGVFIPRLDTESWLEEAIITIRSRYENQPVKLCDLCCGSGVIGLTVAYWLTKVQVVAIDRSKLACDLTQHNAQKLGLEERISVWQSDLFNEIQTTDELQFDFILSNPPYVKEEEWNTLSPEIRLHEPKDALVSGSEGLDLIYRILNESSPYLKSQGYLYIEHDPSQVEAIADLSLKTHFKKDHVIFDYQKRPRATVFRRN
- the rpmE gene encoding 50S ribosomal protein L31, whose product is MKKDIHPNYKETRVICACGNSFVTRSTKTPEIRVEICASCHPFFTGQQKLIDTAGRVEKFRAKYGDNF
- the tagO gene encoding putative undecaprenyl-phosphate N-acetylglucosaminyl 1-phosphate transferase, which gives rise to MGLGIGTLILIFDGVVIEFITLPWNVLWYIGIWGIPFTFFWILGITNSLNLIDGMDGLSSGIAAIAACTLGIIALQHGRWESALISFLLMGSSMGFLPYNFPPAKIFIGDGGALFFGGVLATVSVEGALKSATTFTLAVPILILGIPILDTFFAIVRRKKNKLPITKPDRGHLHHRLLEKGLTQREVILVVYLISASLSILAILIDRFLVNSTYSLLLTLVLFYVSWKWGKHLGVTELSCGTQSTKKV
- the ywlF_1 gene encoding putative sugar phosphate isomerase YwlF, with protein sequence MKIALGCDHGGFELKEDLKNFLIEQGYEVIDYGTNSPEMIDYPDIAFPLAKDVAKGKCERGIICCGTGVGVSIAANKVHGIRAANCHDTFSARASREHNNANILTLGGRVIGKGLAQEIVQVWLKSEFIEGRHLRRINKISDYEK